Proteins found in one Candidatus Binatia bacterium genomic segment:
- a CDS encoding VOC family protein, with product MQLDSVQIGVKDLAAASCDYAVLFGCAVPLPAGEAVRFAFARGAVELETALPEGVHAMRFVPEAASRSPAWPAQPAAFHGLDVRTGPRPEPAPADGGIVGIDHVVINTNDRERARALWRDRLGLRLALERDFPARGVGMLFFRSAGVTLEFVSPLAPPPGDPGPDRFFGLAYRVVDIDGCRARLAAAGVEVSGIRAGNKPGTRVATVRSHTAGVPTLLIQQFEGAEGR from the coding sequence ATGCAACTCGATAGCGTTCAGATTGGCGTGAAAGACCTCGCGGCGGCGAGCTGCGATTATGCCGTGCTCTTCGGTTGCGCGGTCCCGCTGCCCGCGGGTGAGGCGGTGCGCTTCGCGTTCGCCCGCGGCGCCGTCGAACTCGAAACGGCGCTGCCGGAGGGCGTGCACGCGATGCGCTTCGTCCCGGAGGCGGCGAGTCGGTCCCCGGCGTGGCCTGCGCAACCCGCGGCATTTCATGGTCTCGACGTGCGGACCGGCCCACGCCCGGAGCCGGCGCCGGCGGACGGCGGTATCGTCGGCATAGACCACGTGGTCATCAACACCAACGATCGCGAGCGCGCGAGAGCCCTGTGGCGCGACCGGCTCGGCCTGCGGCTCGCCCTCGAACGCGACTTCCCGGCGCGCGGCGTCGGGATGCTCTTCTTTCGCAGCGCGGGAGTCACGCTGGAATTCGTCAGTCCGCTGGCGCCGCCGCCCGGCGACCCGGGGCCGGATCGTTTCTTCGGCCTTGCCTATCGCGTCGTCGATATCGACGGGTGCCGCGCGCGGCTCGCGGCGGCCGGCGTCGAGGTGAGCGGCATCCGGGCCGGGAACAAGCCGGGAACGCGTGTGGCTACCGTGCGTTCGCATACGGCGGGAGTGCCGACGCTGCTGATACAGCAGTTTGAAGGGGCTGAAGGCCGGTGA
- a CDS encoding type II toxin-antitoxin system YhaV family toxin, whose protein sequence is MQVNGWELFAHPLLLDQLEKLIATVEKAKAKAKNPDDHKSTANFKLLAALYELMFVTVPADPARPEHRQGNALGDDYKHWFRAKFGGQRFRLFFRYHSRAKVIVYAWVNDEDSKRTYGSKTDAYAVFRKMLEKGNPPDDWQALSKAAKEPAAVARLKKARRPQAKEDPQPK, encoded by the coding sequence ATGCAGGTCAACGGCTGGGAGCTCTTCGCTCACCCACTCCTTCTCGACCAACTCGAAAAGCTGATCGCGACGGTCGAGAAGGCGAAGGCCAAGGCGAAGAACCCGGACGACCACAAGAGCACCGCCAACTTCAAGCTGCTCGCGGCGCTGTACGAGCTGATGTTCGTTACGGTTCCAGCGGACCCTGCGCGGCCCGAGCATCGCCAGGGCAACGCGCTGGGCGACGACTACAAGCACTGGTTTCGAGCGAAGTTCGGTGGCCAGAGGTTTCGGCTCTTCTTTCGGTACCACTCCAGGGCCAAGGTCATCGTCTACGCTTGGGTCAACGACGAAGACTCGAAGCGGACCTACGGGTCCAAGACGGACGCGTACGCGGTCTTCCGGAAGATGCTTGAGAAGGGGAACCCTCCCGACGATTGGCAGGCGCTCTCGAAGGCGGCGAAGGAGCCGGCGGCTGTCGCGAGACTGAAGAAAGCGAGACGGCCACAAGCCAAGGAAGATCCGCAGCCCAAATGA
- the hflK gene encoding FtsH protease activity modulator HflK, producing MPERFPDWDRRSGAQDPFNELYDLWQRLRARWGQSSGPSRIGPWPILLLLLLLWAASGVFIVAPDERGIVLRFGQFVREVEPGPNYHLPWPIEQVVKPSVTQIRKDEFGFRTVSAGPPTRYQDVDVEALMLTGDENIVKLQFIVQYRIKPEPGGPRAFLFNLRNGQKSLRDAAEAAMREVIGRTQIDDALTEGRQQVEENAQVVLQQILDRYDSGIEVVAVKLQDVDPPDQVSDAFKDVISAQQDRERMINEALGYANDVVPKARGQAAQLLNEAEGYREAKVRDATGQAERFVALQKAYAEAAGVTRKRLYLETMETILPQTNIVLVDEEVGQRVVPYLPLGATTLRAPGSGSTDTGLTGR from the coding sequence ATGCCCGAGCGTTTTCCTGACTGGGATCGCCGCAGTGGCGCCCAGGATCCGTTCAATGAGCTTTACGACCTGTGGCAGCGCCTGCGCGCGCGCTGGGGCCAGTCGTCCGGCCCGTCACGGATCGGTCCCTGGCCCATTCTCCTCCTCCTGCTCCTCCTATGGGCGGCCAGCGGCGTTTTCATCGTCGCGCCGGACGAGCGCGGCATCGTTCTGCGCTTCGGTCAGTTCGTGCGCGAGGTCGAGCCGGGACCCAACTACCATCTACCGTGGCCGATCGAGCAGGTGGTCAAGCCCTCGGTAACCCAGATCCGCAAGGACGAGTTCGGCTTTCGCACCGTCTCGGCGGGCCCGCCGACCCGCTATCAGGACGTCGATGTGGAGGCCCTCATGCTCACCGGCGACGAGAATATCGTCAAACTCCAGTTCATCGTGCAGTACCGAATCAAACCCGAACCGGGCGGACCCCGCGCCTTCTTGTTCAACCTGCGCAACGGACAGAAGAGCTTACGCGACGCCGCCGAGGCAGCGATGCGCGAGGTCATCGGCCGCACCCAGATCGACGATGCCCTGACCGAGGGCCGGCAACAGGTCGAAGAGAATGCCCAGGTCGTTCTGCAACAGATCCTCGACCGCTACGACTCGGGCATCGAGGTCGTCGCCGTCAAGCTGCAGGACGTCGACCCGCCGGACCAGGTATCGGACGCCTTCAAGGACGTCATCAGTGCGCAGCAGGATCGGGAACGCATGATCAACGAGGCCCTCGGGTACGCCAACGACGTCGTCCCCAAGGCCCGCGGTCAGGCGGCACAGCTTCTCAACGAAGCCGAAGGTTACCGCGAGGCCAAGGTGCGCGACGCCACCGGGCAGGCCGAGCGCTTCGTGGCATTGCAGAAGGCGTATGCAGAGGCCGCCGGCGTCACCCGGAAGCGCCTGTATCTCGAAACCATGGAAACGATCCTGCCACAAACCAATATCGTCCTCGTCGATGAAGAGGTGGGCCAACGGGTGGTGCCCTACCTGCCGCTCGGGGCAACCACACTGCGAGCGCCAGGATCCGGTTCGACGGATACCGGCCTGACCGGGAGGTAA
- the hflC gene encoding protease modulator HflC translates to MDRRWIVALGAIAAVVLVWNLATFTVPQWMQAVVVQLGDPVRTVREPGLYFKIPFIQNVIYFDRRLLEYDASPKELLTRDKQQLVVDNYTRWRIVDPLQFFRTVRSEVGAQSRLDDIVYSNLRETLGKTTLRDVVSDRRSELLAEVTGQSARAAREFGIEIVDVRIKRADLPEKNELNVFNRMRTERERLAKKFRAEGDEEARKIRSQADKEVQILLADARQQSEIQRGEGDARAVKIFADAYGRDPEFYNLVRTLEAYRNTIGPGTTVVLSPNSEFFRLLQGPATLPPAAAETGGAAPR, encoded by the coding sequence ATGGATCGTCGCTGGATCGTCGCCCTCGGCGCCATCGCCGCCGTAGTCCTCGTCTGGAACCTCGCCACCTTCACCGTGCCGCAGTGGATGCAGGCGGTGGTCGTCCAACTCGGCGACCCGGTGCGCACCGTGCGCGAGCCGGGCCTCTACTTCAAGATCCCGTTCATCCAGAACGTCATCTACTTCGATCGCCGCCTGCTGGAATACGACGCCTCGCCCAAGGAGCTGCTGACGCGCGATAAGCAGCAACTCGTTGTCGACAACTACACCCGCTGGCGCATCGTCGACCCGCTGCAGTTCTTCCGGACCGTGCGCAGCGAGGTCGGGGCGCAGTCCAGGCTCGACGACATCGTCTACTCCAACCTCCGGGAAACCCTCGGCAAGACCACGCTGCGCGATGTGGTCAGCGATCGCCGCTCGGAACTGCTCGCCGAAGTGACCGGGCAGAGCGCTCGCGCCGCCCGCGAGTTCGGGATCGAAATCGTCGACGTCCGCATCAAGCGCGCCGACCTGCCCGAAAAGAACGAGTTGAACGTCTTCAACCGCATGCGTACCGAACGCGAACGACTCGCAAAGAAGTTCCGCGCCGAGGGCGACGAGGAGGCCCGCAAGATTCGCTCGCAAGCCGACAAGGAAGTGCAAATCCTCCTCGCCGATGCGCGGCAGCAGTCCGAAATCCAACGCGGCGAGGGCGATGCCAGGGCGGTGAAGATCTTCGCCGACGCCTACGGTCGCGACCCCGAGTTCTACAATCTCGTCCGCACCCTGGAAGCGTACCGCAACACCATCGGCCCGGGCACGACGGTCGTCCTGTCGCCGAACAGCGAATTTTTCCGCCTCCTGCAGGGCCCGGCGACGCTGCCGCCAGCCGCGGCGGAGACTGGAGGTGCGGCGCCGCGATGA
- a CDS encoding type II toxin-antitoxin system PrlF family antitoxin: protein MAIIEERSTITAKGQTTVPKVVRQVLGIKEGDEIAFRVEGQRVTVVPLGAAREDPVLGKFLAFLARNIEKHPETLKPLSKDFAVRMAALVKGEKVDLDAPIDGDVDL, encoded by the coding sequence ATGGCCATCATCGAAGAGCGGAGCACGATCACAGCCAAGGGTCAGACGACGGTGCCCAAGGTTGTTCGCCAGGTCCTCGGCATCAAGGAGGGCGACGAGATCGCCTTCCGCGTGGAGGGCCAGCGCGTGACGGTGGTTCCCCTCGGGGCGGCTCGCGAGGACCCTGTCCTCGGGAAGTTTCTCGCGTTCCTCGCCCGGAACATCGAGAAGCACCCTGAGACTCTCAAGCCCCTGTCGAAGGATTTCGCGGTACGCATGGCAGCCCTGGTGAAGGGCGAGAAGGTCGACCTTGACGCCCCCATCGACGGCGACGTGGATCTCTGA
- a CDS encoding J domain-containing protein, which translates to MNLPRLLALAFLLLVYLRSPIDLLPEGALGAIGLLDDLLLIAIAVYWVRGQLRRAAATHRQRTAAPPPPHPPRHESPAPWDPYAVLGVARNASSEEIAHAYRERTKEYHPDRVAHLGRDLQRLAHERTLEIQQAYGELRRR; encoded by the coding sequence ATGAACCTGCCGCGCTTGCTGGCGCTTGCCTTCCTGCTCCTCGTTTACCTGCGTTCGCCGATCGATCTCCTGCCCGAAGGGGCGCTGGGTGCAATCGGCCTGCTCGACGACCTGCTGCTGATCGCGATCGCCGTGTATTGGGTCAGAGGACAGCTCCGTCGTGCCGCCGCCACGCACCGCCAACGCACCGCCGCACCGCCGCCACCGCATCCGCCGCGGCACGAGAGCCCGGCGCCGTGGGATCCGTACGCCGTCCTCGGTGTCGCCCGCAATGCCAGTAGCGAGGAGATCGCCCACGCCTACCGCGAGCGCACGAAGGAGTATCACCCGGACCGCGTCGCCCATCTCGGCAGAGACCTGCAGCGGCTGGCTCACGAGCGGACGTTGGAGATCCAGCAAGCATACGGCGAGTTGCGGCGACGTTGA